The sequence below is a genomic window from Dyadobacter chenwenxiniae.
GGAGTCGCGCAGATTGCGCAGTGAAGCGTAAAACGCTGCCGCGCGAAAATTAGAATATAGCCATTTCCTACTTTAACATTCGTGTAAATCCGTGTATTCGTGGCTTCTTGTGACGATACACCCATCCAATCCAATATGAAAAACAACAACAAACAGCTGTCACAGGACCAGACAAATGAGCTTCTGAACACATTGAAGGCCCGTTTTGAAAAAAACCAGGATCGTCACAAGGGTCTGGAGTGGAGTAAGATACAGGCCAGACTGGAAGCAGATCCGGAAAAGCTATGGGTGCTGGACGAAATGGAAGTAACGGGCGGCGAACCGGATGTGGTGGCTTATGATAAAGAATCAGATGCGTATATCTTTTTTGATTGCTCCCCGGAAACGCCGAAGGACCGCAGAAGCCTTTGTTATGATCGGGCAGCCTGGGAATCCCGGAAGGCCAACAGACCCGAGGGAACGGCGATGGACAAGGCGGCCGAAATGGGCATTGAACTTTTGACGGAAGAGGAATATCAGGAATTGCAGACACTTGGGAAATTTGATTTGAAAACGTCCAGCTGGCTGAAAACGAGTGCGGATGTAAGAAAGCTGGGTGGCGCAATATTCGGTGACCGCCGTTTCGACAGGGTTTTTATTTATCACAACGGAGCGGATTCTTACTATGCCGCCAGAGGCTTCCGCGGCTCACTCAGGGTTTAATTTACAAAAAACACAACATGATGACGCTCAAAGAGACACTAGATCAGCTCGAATCACTCGGGACGGAAAAGATGCGGGAGTTCAATACGAAACGTGGTGCGGGCGAGCATCAGTTCGGTATAAAACTGGGAGATATCCGGACTGTGGCAAACAAAATCAAAGCCGATCATGAGCTGGCCTTAGCGCTATGGGATACGGGAAATATCGAGGCCCGGCTTCTGGCTACATTGATTATCAATTCCAAAAAACTATCAGCAGAAGAGCTCGACAAGATGGTTAGATCCGAGAGATACACGCAAGTCGCGGATTGGCTTTATTCCAACGTCATCAAAGATCACCCGCTGGCTGAATCGCTGCGGACCGGGTGGGTGAACTCCGATGATACAATGGCAGCCAGGGCAGGATGGAGCCTCACAAGCGGCTGCGTGGCACGTAACCCGGACGCACTCGACCTGCCCGCAACCCTCGACCGCATCGAAGCGGAAATGCCAGGCGCGGCCCCGGAAGTGCAATGGACCATGAATTCAACGCTCGCGAATATTGGAATAAAATTTCCCGAACACCGCGAACGTGCAATCGCAATAGGCGAGCGGCTCGGCGTTTTTAAAGATTATCCCGTTTCCAAAGGCTGTACTTCACCATTCGCCCCCATCTGGATCAGGGAAATTGTCCGAAGACAAGGTTGACGTGTTCGGAAAGTCTGATTTCAGCGCATTATTTTGCAAACTTTCTTGATCCTGCAACGCAAAGTATGACGCCTGCGGTGATAGCTAGCATGCCCGCGTTCACGGGTTCGTGAAGCAATGTCGCTGCCAATGCCAGTCCAAAGAACGGCTGCAGCAATTGGAGCTGTCCTACCGCAGCAATGCCCCCCTGCGCAAGCCCGCGATACCAGAATACAAAGCCGATCAGCATGCTGAACAGCGAAACATATGCAAGCCCGATCCACGCGGGTGTGCCGATTGTGGAAAGTGACGCCGGCATCAGAAAGATTAGCGCAGGCGTCATAAATGGCAGCGAAATCACCAAGGCCCAACAAATCACCTGCCATCCACCCAGCGTTTTGGAAAGCTTTGCACCTTCAGCATAGCCAAGTCCACACAGAATAATGGCTAATAACATCAGCAGATCGCCAACGGGCGCTGCGGAGATCCCTTGTGCAAAGGCGTAGCCTGTAACCAGCAGGCTTCCCAGGACCGAAAATAGCCAAAAAGCCGGACGCGGGCGCTCGCTGCCGCGAATGACGCCGAATATTGCCGTTGCAAGCGGCAGCATACCCACAAAAACAATTGAATGTGCCGAAGAAACATACTGCAGCGCCAGCGCAGACAAGAGCGGGTAGCCGACTACGACGCCGAGCGAAACGATAGCCAGCGGAATAATTTGTGATTTGGAAGGTCGCTTTTCGCGGAAGACCAGCAGCATGGAAAGGCCCAGCAGGCCGGCAATCATTGCGCGCGCCACGGTTAGAAACACAGGATCGAAATCCAGAATGGCCACTTTTGTTGCCGGGAGCGAGCCGCTAAATATCAGTACGCCCAGGAAACCGTTGATCCAGCCGCTGGAAATGCTTTCTTTTGAATTGTAGAGAATTAGTTTGTTCATGCTGTCTTTATGCCGGTCGCTTTCTATTTTAAGCAAAATTACAACCGCTATATTTGTGGATACAGTAACAATTTTGTGTATTTTAATGGGCACAGTTACATTTGCACATGAACAGAGATTTTCTTTATAACGAAATAGCCAATGCAATTGCCGGCCAGATCACGACCGGCGTTCTGAAAAAGGGGGACAAATTGCCTTCCGTAAGGACGCTGTGCAGGGAACACAACATTAGCATGAACACTGCGAAGCGCGTTTTCCTGGAACTGGAAGCAAAATCTCTGGTTGATTCAAAACCACAGTCCGGCTACTTCGTAAGCTGGGGACCACATACGAAGCTGCGTCTCCCTGAGGTGAGCCAGCCATCATTGGTTGCCAGTCACCAGGAGCCGGACGAGCTCATCAATAAGGTGTATGCCAACATGGGAAGCGCAGATTTCACTCTTTTTTCCATTGGCGTTCCTTCCACCGACTTGCTTCCACTGGCAAAATTAAGAAAGGAGATAATTACGGCGACGCGTGAGCTGAAAGGCGGCGGAATGGCTTATGAGTCATTGCAGGGTAATTTGAAACTGCGAAGAATGATTGCCATCCGATCTCTGGGCTGGGGAGGAAATTTGCATGAAAATGATCTGATAACCACTAGTGGCGCTATGAATGCGCTGGCTTTTTGTCTGATGGCACTGGGCAAGCAGGGTGACACCGTAGCCATGGAAAGCCCGTGCTTTCCCGGCACGCTGCAACTGGCTATCAGTCTGGGATTTAAGGTGCTGGAACTGCCCACACACCCTGTGACAGGTTTGGAAATTGAAGCACTGAAGGAAGCAATTCCAAAAATCGATCTTTGTCTTTTGGTGCCGAATTTCAATACGCCACTGGGAAGCTGTATGCCGGAGGCAAACAAGAAAGAAATAGTTGCGCTACTCTCCAAACACCAGATCCCGCTCATTGAGGATGACATTTACGGCGATCTTTACTTCGGTACGCAACGCCCCAAATGCTGCAAATCATTCGATAAGGAGGGAAATGTGCTTTGGTGCGGTTCCGTGTCGAAAACCCTGGCTCCCGGTTATCGGGTAGGGTGGGTGGCGCCGGGAAAATACAAGGAAAAACTGTTGAAACTAAAATTGGTACATTCCATTTCCTCTCCAGCGATTGCCCAGGAAGCCGTCGCCAATTTCCTGAACTCGGGTAAATACGAGAGCCATCTCAGGCAACTTCGGCGCACATTGCATGATAATACCCAAAAGTACATCCACGCCATAGCACGGCATTTTCCAGAGGAAACAAAGACGAGCCGACCACAAGGCGGGCTCTCGATTTGGGTGGAATTGGATAAACGAACCGACACCGCTAAACTTTATGACCTGGCTATCAAACAGCAGATCAGCATTGCTCCCGGACGCATGTTCACCCTTCAGAACCAATTCGAAAATTGTATGAGACTCTGCGTTGGCCTGCCGTGGTCCGGGGAAATCGAAGCCCGGCTTAAACAGTTGGGGGATTTGGCGAAGATGATTTAGAAAATAAAATTGTTTCCGGGTGGGCGGTCAATTTAATCCGGGGGATTATCAATTGTAATTTAATCGGCTGCCAGCTTCTTGCCTTGTGCTTCCAAAATGAGCTGCAAATCGGCATTTTCTTCGGATACATGGACATAAGTGCCCTTCCCGATCTTACTTAACTTTTTGAGCTTTTGGCCTATGTGTGGATTTCTGCCAAATGTGAAAATGCTCAGGTAAAGGTCCTGACGTGCATTCTGACCAATCATTTGCATCACTTCATCACTGACCGGAAATTCTCCGTCTGTGGCCAGAATGATCCGGTTGTTCCCGCCGCGGATGTATTGTTTGTTAGCCGTTTTATAGGCAAGACGGATGCCCTCATTGCCATCCGTATCCCCATCCGATTGCAGCAAATCGATCATGCGGGCGATCTCGGCAGACTTGGATCCTGATGTCGGTTTCAAAACAACGCGTGCTTTGCCGGAGTATAAAACAATTGATATTTGATCTTCTGGCCGCAATAGTGTCAACATTGATTTGATGGAACGTTTCAGGAGCGGCATTTTGTAAGGGGAGTTCATGGAGGACGACACATCCAGCAAAAGCACCATATTATTAGCCGCAAATCCGTCCAATGAACGGGTAACCTGCTGATTTGCCGCGTTTCTATCTACAAAAACCGTGTCAACACGGATACGTTCCACATAAACCGTGTCGGTTTTTGACTGCAAAACCTGCGTGGCAAGGGGAACTGCCGGATTTTCGGTCAGGGCAGCGGCAGTTTTAGATTTTTCTAAGGCGGTTATTTCCGGATCAGGTTCCTTAACGGCGTCTTTCCGGACGGGTTCCGGCTGCGGTGATTTGGCAGGATTTGCGGTTTTTGATTCACCGGATTTTGCGAAAACAAACAGGTCAGGCTGGTTAACGACTTTGAGCAAACTTCCTTTTGCCAATTCTACAAACTTGTTGTATTGATAAACGAGCTCATTGTTATAGAAATAGTAAAAAGACTCAAATGGATGGCGCGGGGAACCTGGCGAAAGGTTTTTCACCTTCTTCGTCAGGTCAGCAAACCTGGCCGAATTTCCCGCCAGATCTTCATAAGGAGAGTAAGGGCAAAGGCCGTTGCTGCGGCCGTATCGTTGTAATCCTTTCAAATTCTGATACTCGTCGGCAATCAATTCCTGTGCATCGCCTTCGATTTTTGCGATCGCCGGAATTTCAGGGCTTTCGCGTCTCAATAATGCTTTCACGCCAAAAAGTACATCCCGGTTGTCGTCCATTGCGCTCTGTAATGCCTTGCCGGCAATGATCCAGGAGCTTTTCGAGTCCGTTGGCGGAAAAGTTTCGTAAATGCGGCGAACGTCATTGTAAAGCTGTTCTTTCTTTTTGTCAAATGTGTCAAAAAGTGTCAGATAACGATCCAGAATGGCGTCCGACCGTTGCAATTGGTCTTTGAGATAGCGCTTGTCATTGGTATAAGCAATGAGCTCGATGCTCAGGTTATCCATTTCTTTCAGCACATTCATCAGCACTTCGGTTTGCCTGTTAACGGATGCCCGATATGGCTCCGGAACGGCTGCGCTGGCAGTCATAAGGAGTGCATATGCCGATGACGGAATTTTAAATTTTTCATGTGAATATTCCAGGCTAGCGCGCGAACTGCTTCGGACCGGATCTCGGTAATATTCAGCGGAAGACTGATAATTGCGGAGTGTCGATTGCAACGAATGCATTTGCCGCAGTGATTCATTTACAAATTCAATGTAATCGTTCAATGTCCGAAGCAACGCAGGAGAAGCGGGGGCGCTCGCCCTTTTTGTGTCAAAAGACAATAGCGGTTTGTCTTCAAACGGAACCGTTCCCGCCGCGTTTTTATCTGCCTTCAAAGTCTTCTCTTTCGCAAACACCGGACTAAATGCCGGATAATAAAGCAACCTGCGTTTGGTTTGACTGTAATTGACAAAAGAGTTCTGAAATGCCAGCAGATCCTGATTAAACTGGTTCATTAGCAGCACATAATATTCATTTCCATGCACAGCCGACTGTTTTGCTTCGAATGTGTAATCGTCTATGGCCCTGCCTTTTAATGATTGCATCGAGCTTAGAGCCGATTTGAAAGAACTTAACATATCGTCAGCCGGATATTCGAGTCTGGCCTTGGTGTTATCAATGGTTGCGAGAAATTTTTCGTCGGCCAGCATGCTTCGCCGAACGGTTTCAACCGGCCAGTCAGCCCGGGTTTCTTCATTTAAATAATAAGGCAATGAATCGAGTAACGCGCGCTGGCTGACGATCACGTGCTCCATCGCTTTTTCTGTAAGTAAATATGGATCAGCGGCGGAATAGGGTTGATGCTTTCGGTAAACCTGCTGCACTTGCTCGTAGAATGCATCTTTTTCATGGCTGAAACGGTCGAACATTCCCTGAATTTTGGATACATATTCTTCTGATTGTTTCAGGTCATCTTTTTGATATGCTTTCAGGCGCACATGCGTTTCCAATTGCTTGCAAACGACATCAATGTCATTCAGCGTTTCCCAGATCGCCCTTGCATTTTTGTTCAGACGGTCCATTTCGGCAGCCGGTAAGCCATTTACAGTCATTGCTTTTTTGAAATAATATTCTTCCAATGGCCCGGAAGACGGTAACCTGAGGTCAGAAACCGGCTTTTTCCTGTATCGACTTACTGCCTCCTGATAACTCGCCAGCATTTTGAAACGCGCGATCAGCACTTCGGATGATTTGTCCAAAAACGTCACATAATGGTTCAGCGACTGCGTGGGAGCTTCCGTTTGCGCCAGGATTGCGGTGCATTTCAGAAGGAAAAGGAGCAGGGAAACATAACAGAATTTCATGCTGTATAATGTATGCGGTGTATAGATTCACGATGCACGAATGTCGGAAAATTCATGTAAAAATTTCGTCCCGGCTTTTGGATACAACCTTCCCTGATTTGGATACACCCACATTTTTAGTATACGGTAGTTTTGTCATGTACTAAAAACACAAAAAGATGAGCATTAGAAAAGTTAATTTAGGAAACCAGGGCTTGACAGTGCCCAATATAGGACTGGGTTGCATGGGCATGACGCAGATTGCAGGTGCAGATATTTACGGAAAAGCAGACGAGGGCGAGGCGATCAGGAGCATCCACCGTTCCTTGGAACTGGGTGGCAATTTTCTGGATACAGCCGACCTTTACGGCCCGTTATTAAACGAACGGCTTATTGCAAAAGCCATTGATGGCAACCGTGACCGTTACATTATCGCCACAAAATTTGGTTTTGAAATTGATGATAATGAGCAGCTTACCTGGAAATTCAATGGCAATCCGGATTATGTCAGAAAAGCTGTGGAGCGGTCTTTGAAAAATTTGGGAACGGATTACATTGATCTGTATTATCTGCATCGCCTGGATCCCGAAGTGCCCATTGAAGACACGGTAGGCTCTATGGCAGCGCTTGTAAAAGAAGGAAAAGTGGGTTATCTTGGACTTTCGGAAGTTTCTTCCCAAACGCTTCGAAAAGCCCACGCGACGCATCCGATCACAGCATTGCAGACAGAATATTCTTTGTTTGAAAGGACCGTGGAAGAGGCAGGGGTTTTGGATACATTACAGGAATTGGGCATTGGGTTTGTTGCTTACTCCCCGCTGGGACGAGGATTTATTTCCGGTGAAAGGATCAAAAGCCCGGATGATTTTCCCGCCGATGATTTCAGGCGTTCCATCCCGCGTTTCCAGGGCGAGCAGTTTTACAAAAACCTCGAACTTGCCGATGCAATCGAAAATCTGGCTTCGGAAAAGGGAGTGACCGCCTCGCAGCTTGCCATTGCATGGATCATTGCAAAAGGACATCTTCCGATCCCGGGAACGAAGCGGGTAAAATACATTGAGGAGAACATTGCAGCCGCAAACATTGTATTAAATGAAACAGAAGTAGCCAGTCTGGAAAGCATTGTGCCGCTGGGCATTACAGGCGCGCGATACGACGAAGCGGGCATGGGCTGGATTGATGAATAAATATGAAAAAGCAAAGGGGTAATCCGCTGGTAATCAGTTCTATTGGTGAAATGCACCGCATGTATGGAATCCAGGAGATAGAGCATCCGATGGTGAGCGTTGTGCGGTTCGATGAGATTTACAATTCGCCCATCGACCTCAGCGACGGCTGTGTGCTCGATTTCTACATGATCGCCGTCAAGAGGGATTTTCAGGGCAAAGTCCGCTATGGGCAGAGTTATTATGATTTTGACGAGGGTGTTTTGTCTTTCATTTCTCCCGGCCAATTGTGCTGGGAGGAGCGAAACGACAGGCCTTGCTCGGGATTTATGCTGATGTTCCATGCGGACTTTCTGCTGGGTTATCCGCTCGCGAAGGAGATTAAGAATTACAAATACTTCTCTTATGCCGTTAATGAG
It includes:
- a CDS encoding DUF4256 domain-containing protein translates to MKNNNKQLSQDQTNELLNTLKARFEKNQDRHKGLEWSKIQARLEADPEKLWVLDEMEVTGGEPDVVAYDKESDAYIFFDCSPETPKDRRSLCYDRAAWESRKANRPEGTAMDKAAEMGIELLTEEEYQELQTLGKFDLKTSSWLKTSADVRKLGGAIFGDRRFDRVFIYHNGADSYYAARGFRGSLRV
- a CDS encoding DNA alkylation repair protein — protein: MMTLKETLDQLESLGTEKMREFNTKRGAGEHQFGIKLGDIRTVANKIKADHELALALWDTGNIEARLLATLIINSKKLSAEELDKMVRSERYTQVADWLYSNVIKDHPLAESLRTGWVNSDDTMAARAGWSLTSGCVARNPDALDLPATLDRIEAEMPGAAPEVQWTMNSTLANIGIKFPEHRERAIAIGERLGVFKDYPVSKGCTSPFAPIWIREIVRRQG
- a CDS encoding DMT family transporter translates to MNKLILYNSKESISSGWINGFLGVLIFSGSLPATKVAILDFDPVFLTVARAMIAGLLGLSMLLVFREKRPSKSQIIPLAIVSLGVVVGYPLLSALALQYVSSAHSIVFVGMLPLATAIFGVIRGSERPRPAFWLFSVLGSLLVTGYAFAQGISAAPVGDLLMLLAIILCGLGYAEGAKLSKTLGGWQVICWALVISLPFMTPALIFLMPASLSTIGTPAWIGLAYVSLFSMLIGFVFWYRGLAQGGIAAVGQLQLLQPFFGLALAATLLHEPVNAGMLAITAGVILCVAGSRKFAK
- a CDS encoding aminotransferase-like domain-containing protein, translating into MNRDFLYNEIANAIAGQITTGVLKKGDKLPSVRTLCREHNISMNTAKRVFLELEAKSLVDSKPQSGYFVSWGPHTKLRLPEVSQPSLVASHQEPDELINKVYANMGSADFTLFSIGVPSTDLLPLAKLRKEIITATRELKGGGMAYESLQGNLKLRRMIAIRSLGWGGNLHENDLITTSGAMNALAFCLMALGKQGDTVAMESPCFPGTLQLAISLGFKVLELPTHPVTGLEIEALKEAIPKIDLCLLVPNFNTPLGSCMPEANKKEIVALLSKHQIPLIEDDIYGDLYFGTQRPKCCKSFDKEGNVLWCGSVSKTLAPGYRVGWVAPGKYKEKLLKLKLVHSISSPAIAQEAVANFLNSGKYESHLRQLRRTLHDNTQKYIHAIARHFPEETKTSRPQGGLSIWVELDKRTDTAKLYDLAIKQQISIAPGRMFTLQNQFENCMRLCVGLPWSGEIEARLKQLGDLAKMI
- a CDS encoding vWA domain-containing protein, with translation MKFCYVSLLLFLLKCTAILAQTEAPTQSLNHYVTFLDKSSEVLIARFKMLASYQEAVSRYRKKPVSDLRLPSSGPLEEYYFKKAMTVNGLPAAEMDRLNKNARAIWETLNDIDVVCKQLETHVRLKAYQKDDLKQSEEYVSKIQGMFDRFSHEKDAFYEQVQQVYRKHQPYSAADPYLLTEKAMEHVIVSQRALLDSLPYYLNEETRADWPVETVRRSMLADEKFLATIDNTKARLEYPADDMLSSFKSALSSMQSLKGRAIDDYTFEAKQSAVHGNEYYVLLMNQFNQDLLAFQNSFVNYSQTKRRLLYYPAFSPVFAKEKTLKADKNAAGTVPFEDKPLLSFDTKRASAPASPALLRTLNDYIEFVNESLRQMHSLQSTLRNYQSSAEYYRDPVRSSSRASLEYSHEKFKIPSSAYALLMTASAAVPEPYRASVNRQTEVLMNVLKEMDNLSIELIAYTNDKRYLKDQLQRSDAILDRYLTLFDTFDKKKEQLYNDVRRIYETFPPTDSKSSWIIAGKALQSAMDDNRDVLFGVKALLRRESPEIPAIAKIEGDAQELIADEYQNLKGLQRYGRSNGLCPYSPYEDLAGNSARFADLTKKVKNLSPGSPRHPFESFYYFYNNELVYQYNKFVELAKGSLLKVVNQPDLFVFAKSGESKTANPAKSPQPEPVRKDAVKEPDPEITALEKSKTAAALTENPAVPLATQVLQSKTDTVYVERIRVDTVFVDRNAANQQVTRSLDGFAANNMVLLLDVSSSMNSPYKMPLLKRSIKSMLTLLRPEDQISIVLYSGKARVVLKPTSGSKSAEIARMIDLLQSDGDTDGNEGIRLAYKTANKQYIRGGNNRIILATDGEFPVSDEVMQMIGQNARQDLYLSIFTFGRNPHIGQKLKKLSKIGKGTYVHVSEENADLQLILEAQGKKLAAD
- a CDS encoding aldo/keto reductase, which codes for MSIRKVNLGNQGLTVPNIGLGCMGMTQIAGADIYGKADEGEAIRSIHRSLELGGNFLDTADLYGPLLNERLIAKAIDGNRDRYIIATKFGFEIDDNEQLTWKFNGNPDYVRKAVERSLKNLGTDYIDLYYLHRLDPEVPIEDTVGSMAALVKEGKVGYLGLSEVSSQTLRKAHATHPITALQTEYSLFERTVEEAGVLDTLQELGIGFVAYSPLGRGFISGERIKSPDDFPADDFRRSIPRFQGEQFYKNLELADAIENLASEKGVTASQLAIAWIIAKGHLPIPGTKRVKYIEENIAAANIVLNETEVASLESIVPLGITGARYDEAGMGWIDE